Proteins encoded in a region of the Anopheles aquasalis chromosome 2, idAnoAquaMG_Q_19, whole genome shotgun sequence genome:
- the LOC126569012 gene encoding uncharacterized protein LOC126569012: MPSLTTSFQSHLAQVEVCDVTYVIRVLKMKDSLFIYVGQDKSETFDELAVAMPCDSEEVLATKIIGPPDGVGSHQLAQRLAKKLNKPVFLSLGASVPNDRIVRPSIEKKIFDEIKNNVECF, from the coding sequence ATGCCTTCGTTAACTACCAGCTTCCAGTCCCACCTGGCGCAGGTGGAGGTGTGCGACGTGACCTACGTGATACGAGTCCTGAAAATGAAGGACTCGCTTTTCATCTACGTCGGGCAGGACAAATCGGAAACCTTCGACGAactggccgtggccatgcCGTGCGACAGCGAGGAAGTGCTGGCCACCAAAATCATCGGCCCACCGGACGGGGTCGGGTCGCATCAGCTGGCCCAGCGATTGGCAAAGAAGCTAAACAAACCGGTGTTCCTGAGCCTCGGTGCGAGCGTCCCAAACGACCGCATCGTGAGGCcatcgatcgagaagaaaaTCTTTGACGAGATTAAGAACAACGTCGAATGCTTTTGA